Part of the Acropora palmata chromosome 10, jaAcrPala1.3, whole genome shotgun sequence genome, ttatcgtcattattatttttccttgataaTTGATAGCGAAATTTCTGCACAGGCataaatttttggaattttcgtCATCCGGGAAAATATAATGTTGTAAAAAAGGCTCAAAGCGAAGAGTACACATGTTAGCCCCGCGATGAGGCCAGTCGCCATCACCGTACGCATGCACACAACCATATTACTTAGACAGATGTCAGACAACCATGGACAGCTGtttaaaaaagttgaaaaaaggGGTTTGCAAAAAAACCCGCACCGGGTAGTGATTTATCTAGTGGATGATGCTATTCACCCTTGGAACAACTTTGGCTGGAATTATTATATGATCAATTGGAATCCCTTCTCTCCCCTACAGAAGAGTACAAAGTGTTCTCTCAGTACCCCTGTTGGTGGTTTAGAACCTCTAGACTCACAGCGTCAGTCGCTGACCGTGTTCTGATGTGATTCATGTCCAGCCAGGAAAATATTAGTCGGAACAGAGAAAATTAAACCTCATACCTTTTGCAATTGGGTGAAGATTGGATCACGAACAGGTCAGATTTACGCATGTATATTTAGTTATTGAATGCATGTCGATTTGTTTGGAACTGAGTGTGCACAACAATCATGAAAATGGTTCGCTTTAGCTTGTATATAGTACGCATGTTCTCCTAGACTAGCGGCTCAAGGAAACTAATACGGTTATATCAAGTTTATTATCCATTCTTATTTGAAAATGTCTTAAAATTAGTCGTATGAACAATCGATAAGTAACGTTTAACAAATGGCGATCGGCGGCCATctttatttactaaaacaaaagaaattgtttgcatacataaaaagtaataatttatttaattattcagTAGTCAAGTGAAGTGTCGGGTGGatacaatgcattttttgttATCTGCGCATCGCAAGTTGTATTTGTTATACTCGAAGCTTGCTTGCTGCTAAGCAGCGTTAAATACCATAGAAACGAATTGGTTAACGTTAACCATGCTTTGAAGAACCGGCCCCAGGAGGGGGAGGGAGGAGGGGAGCAGGCCTTTCAGAATTCATCTTTTGACCATGCGCGTTAGGGCTGAGAGgaatacttaacaattattccacgagcgcgcgttggatatgagatgatagatagccaacgaggcgcgtggcgccgagttggctataatcatctcatatccaaaaAGCGctagtggaataattgttttattaaaaacgcccccaatatatgagacaaatcttctctactttattattttaaattggctcatataccataatggctaagcttaacattttctagctcccttttaattttaagctgacgcgtaattttaaatttaagccgACGCGCACGGTTAtcatatttgtagattatggtatatcggctcatataccataatggctatgCGAATAAAAAGTCTAGAATTGCATTTTCCAAtcatccagtttttaataattactAATATTAACGATATTCAATGAAACTTTCAGATCATTGGAGTCGTTGGCCAATAATTCTACAACAAGTTGCAGAAAGTACGATATCACTCCATTGTTTACCTGTGCAATGACCGAGCTTAGTATGCTCCTCAACAGTAACATAGGAGACAAGAAAATTTGGCAGTTGATAAACTGGCTGAAAAATGCATCAACCAGTGGCGAATCAAGACCTAGAGACAAAGGAGAGGACAGAACCCAGAAAAACAAGGTGAAATAAAGATAAATTTCTCTTCTAGGTCACGGCAGACCCAAAAATAATGGGCGAAGAGTGGAAGGGGTGTGTGATTCTCTGGAAATCCTAACTGATCATACAATATGGATGAgaactgtcgaaaaaccaaaaccagagCAATTATTCCGGCCAATCACGAAAGGATCAAACAActcgatgaaccaatcagaatcccAGCAAttaccgtaaacgtccatgtataagccgcactttttttcacaaaattgaagccaaaaatcaagggtgcggcttatccatggatacatctaTGTTTGGAGTTCTCAAATACCTactaaatattaataaaacttattaaggtgccgagaaagaaacataaaagaaactgagagcgTGTTGCTGTAGTTAAAGGAGTCTTCGAGTGTTTATCAGCGAGTCTTGctcttcaaaagttccttcaagcgattaattttcgctttactcGAAAAAATAAAcgtctgcagccagtcactgTCACGCGTATCTTTCCGCGACGTGCGATATAGTACCACAAATTCGCGAGTATTCGCGAggtaaatggccaactgtttcGTTGCTTTTTACTAGCTTCATGGCAAATTCGTCGACTGAGTTATCAGGCTCCTGTTCTGCAATATACACAAACGGATACGATTCTCCAATTCTGATAGTCCATTGGTACAAATGGTACGGTTGCTACTAATAGAAAATGAGTTCATTCCAATGGTTCTATTGGTGCAAAACAAGTTCGCTTTTAGACCAAGTAATAACACGCTATAATTGTTATTCCTCGTTCTATAATTATAAGCCAACCACCAACGGAGTCTATTTGTGAGTATTGGACATCCCTCGAGACTGTCGCGTAAtgctttttgttatttcactAACCCTCGCGGGACGCGGATGTCTCGTGTGCGACGTTTTTTCGAGAAAGACACCCGCACTCCAAAGGGTAGTCCATTTTCTTCGAGAGAACGCGAGGAGATGGGAGGTGTCGCACGCTCCACGTCTCGCATATTTCCACTACTTCCACGAGATGGGTGCGCTATATCCTCTGCATGACGAAAACTCTCgcgaatttttcattttcgaaCGCTAGTAGGTTATCAACTCTTCTTCATGCATTCTGCTTTTTGTacccaaaagaaaaattggcaAATATTATTTGATAACTTTAAGACTTTTTCCCGAATCAGGAGCCCAGCATAATGCGCTTTTACCCGAATAACATGTATGGAAAGTAACTCGTGAACAACTGCTAACGGGCAGAGTATAGGGTCATGTATCCTCCACAACAAACCTGTCGGACTTTTGGATTTAAAAATTATACTATGAATTCATTATATTgtgttatttaacaattagactacgaacccgagttttctacgagcagatagtcaacgaggcgcagccgagttgactatcgctcgtagaaaacgaaggcgagtagtctaattgttttagtataaatttactcgtagtctcattgcataaaaatgtaaagtaacgtttaggaaaaaatgttttattgtgtttacatcggcaattcaaaggtttcaaacactgcgcgtgatgtgcactgaggtgtgaaacaggcatcacgtgttcaaaataaccgattttcattggctattcacaactgtagactatcagcagatagtctacgtgtaatatagccaatcagattcacggattcacgatagactacgagtaaatttatactaagtTCTATTAGTTTCAGGCTTTCCACCAACGTACTGGCGTTTTGGTGTCTACCACCGCACCAGCAAAGAAACCCATTCAAGAAACAGTATACAACAGGGCGCAGTAAGAGAGTGATGTTTGGGATTGTGTCAATTGGAACCTCTTCATGGACTTCAGGTTAGATAAGTAACTTCATTTTGGACACGTAGCCTAGCCATCTTTAACGGAATCGCATTTATCATAGCACTGGAGTGGAACGTGTGTTCTGCGTGAGGGTTGCGAAGAAACAACATGGCGAAGTAAAAAGGCGTGTGTGCGTGGATGAACAAAGGTGTGCGAACGAGGAAAGAACGAGCCTCGCGTGTCTCCTTCCTCGAACACGCGAGTTAAGTCTTAATTTGGTCTTTgatgtttgttgttttgcttttgcctCAAAGGTCGCTTGTTGCGGACGAGAATTCACTACAGTCTTGCagacaaacaagaaaatgaactaATACTGCTCTTTTCCATATATTTGACTTCAGTGATGATTGACATTTCGTGAACAGCTTCGGGTTCACAAATTAAAGAGAGACTAAGCCTGACAAGCTAAGGTCTTTGTATATTTAGCATAGTTGTTTTCTGTTATTGCCATCAATAAAATATAcgaaaagataaaaagaatTGTTATTCTTGTCTCTTTCTCTAGAAACTaacaaaatgtcttttcatgcCAAGAAATCATCCTCGAGACAGAATTCCTCCCATTTCACCCTTCAGCTTTCATAACAAGGAGTCTCTCAAATTCTCAACAAATGAAATATCATTAAATCAATACATTCTTCAGAGATGATACGGAGAACCTTGTATGCACAATAAACATAtgaagttaaaaaattaatttgcacaTGGACAGCGTACTGTGATAACGGGGCTCCAAGCATCCCCAACGGCAAATCATATGTTTGCTATGTTTAAATGTTAGGTTTTGTGGCCAAAAACAACTAGAACTAAATGTTCTGAAAGTGTGTCTTCATAGCTCTCAACGCTATAAACTATAAACTTCGGCggattttattgtaattattattattattattattttaacaaaGGAGAAAGTAGTTAACTTAAAATATGTATACCCGAATTTTTACTCGCATCATTACCGTCACCTTGCCATCTCAATTGACAGTGCGTTGGTCTTTAGTGCGACAGGTCTCAAGCTCGtaaacttattattatttttttttttactggaGAACGCACTTGTGCAATTGAACATGTATACCCTAATTATTCCTCCCATCATCACCGCAGTCTGGCTGGCACAGTTGGTAGTGTGCTGGGCTTCGGTGCGAGAGGTCTCAAGCtcgtaaacttttttttttttttttactggaGAACGCACTTGTGCAATTGGACATGTATACCCGAATTATTCCTCCCATCATCAACGCACTCTGGCAGGCACAGTTGGTAGTGTGCTGGGCTTCGGTGCGAGAGGTCTCAAGCTCgtaaactttttcttttctttttttttttaactggaGAACGCACTTGTGCAATTGAACATGTATACCCGAATTATTCCTTCCATCATCACCGCGGTCTGACTGGCACAGTTGATATTGTGCTGGGTTTCGGTGCCAGAGGACATTGGTTCAAATCTCAGtaaggaggaaaaaaaaagattccaGTTTACGCAGTTCGTCGAGCGCTGGACATCATCGAGAGTGATCGCAGGCTCAAAGCAACAAAGATCTGACTTGCACTGTGGTAGTGCGCAAGACCTCAGTACAGGATGTGCCCGCATCAGGAAGACATCGCTGAATTAAAAACCATGGACAAGGACACTGTGCGCGTTCAGCTGACACATGTGGGAGATGCACTGGAATGACATGATGATGACACAAGTGGTAGTGCGAAACGTGCCTGGTGCGTATCATGGCAAAGAGGATTCATGGCctatgaagaaaacaaaaggtaaGTGTTAATATACAAATGAGCAAAGTGGATTAGACACGTGAGATACCAAGAAAAAGGTAAGTACGCTGGgaatcaagaagaaaaaaaaggtaagtGCACTGGGAATCAAGGAGACCCAAAGGTAAGTGATGGTAGAAAGAGATAACTGAGGAAGACTGATGATCATCACAACAAACAAGGTAAGTGGAATGGAAATGGATGACGCAATAATGAGGGCGATGGAAATAATGATAGCAATAATAGGAGCAAAtgcaaaggaaaggaaaaggacAGAATGACAGAGAAAAAGGAATGAGGCATTgggacaaaaaaatttaaattaaaaaaaaacattttgtaaatttttttttttactaggTCACGTGAtccaaaattgaccaatcagagctcgaatgttgtgcaaATTAACCAGATAAGCGAACCGGGGACGGAAACGCGAAATAGTggtctctgattggtcaattctggtcacgtgacccATATCCTGacatctgattggttaaattttCGGCCATCAAATTTTTGATTGTTTACTTTTGTGGCACTCTCAAATCACCAAATGGAAACCTATTGAAATTCTCGCTTTCTTATTGGTTAATTATGATCACGTGTTCGAAATAaggcgttctgattggttggtataaaataaacaataaacttttaaaatttcaaagaaatgcGTCAAATTTTCCATTGTAATTCTCTTATGGCACTCTTtaaataatcaaataaaaacCTATTGAAATTCTCGCTTTCCTATTGGTTAATTTTGATCAAGTGTTCGAAATaatgcgttctgattggttggtctaaaagaaacaacaaagtttcaaataaatgcgtaattttttggttttttttccttctagCATTCTTAAATCACCAAATAAGAAACAAGTGAAAATATTGCGTTCTTATTGGTTAATTTtgatcacgtgttcaaaatattgcgctctgattggctagtttaaatgtaaacaataaaCTCCTAAAATTTCAATCAAATGCCTTTGCCTTTGCTTTGATTAAATACCTTGCAAAATTAGAAGGAGATGCTTCCAAGTGCTTGGAGAAAACTCGTCTGTGTCTTGTCAACTATTCTGCATGTGTGTTTTCGGTTCTTTTCACCCGCAACGTCTGCCAACGGAAATCAACTGtcgcaataaaataaatttgttattgaCTTATGTTAATTTAACTCAAAAGAGTCTGTCTGTCTGGGTTTAGAGCTGCAGATAGAAAACATGCAAAACGTTTAAATGGAACAGAACAAATGTTTATAAATTCTTGTATGAGGTTTTTCGTTAAAAGAATACCTTCGAattcaaaattgattttggcaaaaaacaaagattttaaCAATACATTCGTATTGTTATTCAGAGACCAAACTTTTGTCTTTTGCACCTAAACAAAAGAGCGCAGTCTTCCACAtcactgaaacaaaagaaatattttgaattaaaataGAGCTCAGTACACAGGGGACTGTTTGCCCACCAATATGGACGACGTGACGTAACATGcgttgttttttgcataccaaTATATCCAAGATGGCCGCAATTTCTTTGTCTCATAAATCAATATGGCTGCCATGACGTCACGCGTCACGTCTGGCATAGAAACATAttccaatatggccgccattAAATTGTTTCTCTATCCAATGAGATTGTTCTGACGTTATATGCATAATTTTACATACTAATTACAATTCCAACATGGTGGCCGattctttgttttggaaaaccaatatggccgccatcATGTCACGTGTGTTGTTTTTGAGTACCAATGTATTCAATATGGCCGCCATTACTTTGTTTCTTTATCCAATAAGCCTGTTCTGACGTCATGTACATAATTTTTACATACTAATTACAATTCAAACATGGTGGCCGATTCTTTGTGTTGGaaaaccaacatggccgccacTCCTTTGTTTCTCAATCCAGTAAAGAATGCATTTTGCATAATCATGTAagccaacatggcggccaataGTTTTGAAGAATGAATGAAGCATTGTACTCGAAAAACACTTTTGTTTGTCTGGGTTTAGCTGCGTCAGTAGATAACAAGCAAAATACAAGGAAACTGAACAATATTCAAAATCCTTTTGTAAGCAAGTTGAATCTTCAGAAttcaaatttgatgaaaaGCAAGAGTTTAAtatacaataatattgttgtgaAGAGGTGATGCTTTTGTccttatatttattatttcttacCTGAACAAAAGAGCGCAGTCTTGCACAtcactgaaagaaaagaaagattttgcattaaaatagaacttggACGACGTGACGTCACAGCAATTGTTATCGCATACAAATGTtatccaatatggccgcctgttctcttcttcttcagtAAACATCGTGTGAATTTTTGCGCATCCAATATGGCAAACATAATATCACGCTTATTGATTctacattttaaataattcaacacagttcttttatttttcaaggaaaTATGGCTGTGAAGCGTCATGAGTAATTTTTGCATACTAATAAAATCCAACATAACCcctgtttcttttctttgttaaggAAAGCGGCTGCCATAATATCTCAAGTGCATGTTTTttcaatatggccgccgtttctttgttcctTAACCAACATGAATGCCATGAGTAGCCTATTATGAATAgtttttgaatattaatataatCCATGACGGCcgttattttctttgtttttccaaaccaatatggccgccataACAACACCAGCATACTTTAGCATTTTGAATAATACAATAGCCCTTGTTTCTTATGGTTTTACATAGCAAAAtttgcaatctgattggttaaaattaCATAAACAATGAATTTGAAAGAACTTCAAAGAAGTGCTCTTGCTTATAACGTGCCTTGTAAAAGTAGATTACTCTTTCCAAATCTTTGATCTAAATGCAGAAGAGCCTCGCTCCTTTATTTTAGCTTTGAGTGGTTTTAGTTTCCTTTCCATACTCTCAAATCAAAAGTTTTCTACTGGAACAAAGAACGcggacacaaacaaaaaagtttttgaataaaatgagCTTAATTAATAGACACTGAGTATCAATATAACGTCATACGACGCTTCTTTTATCATGTTTCTGAAATCCAATATGCccgtcactttttgttgtctTGATCCAATCTGCCCGCCATTATATCGAGTGAATTGCTTTTCAATACTGCTGCGCTCAAACATGGAtgctttttcattgttttgaacaaTCAATATGGCTGCTAATTGTTAAAGGGctattttgcataataatatgatccaatatggccgccttaAACAATGTGCCCATTGGGTACCACGCAGTTCCCATTTACATTCTAATTTCAtccaaaatgaccattttttctttgttttccttaaatTCCGGCTACCGTGGCGTCATATGCATCGCTTCGTATTCAATATGGAAGCGCTTGTAAGTTTTGTTACATCATTGGAAGTACTGTGGTAACATAATCATTTTACATGAAACTTAATAGaaagttcaagtttatttctTACCTGCAGAAATCAAGATGAAATGCTGCCATTGCTCCAATTCGTGTGTAGAAGAAGACACTCCAAACTGCAAAGTTTATGAAAATAAACtcagtgaaataaatattCCACGTTTATTTGTTCCTCACAGTCTCTTGAGATTACAGTAGCATGTCATCACCTTTTTCTAACACTGGTGTCATTTTCTTGCTCGCATTCACCTTATGCATGCATTGTTCTGCCTGCTGGTAACCTTGAACGGTTGAAAGGCACAAACTAATTATTCttagattttatttttaatcggaagttttgtgtttttccacCAATTTGCACCTGCGCAGACGTAATTAAAATGTGAATAGCTGCttgaacaaaaacagaacgCTGTCTTCTTGTCATTTGGGTTTAGCTGCCAGGCCGCCTACTAGCCCACTATTTAtgatcaaattgaaaatactgtcaacaataataaattggGTGATTAAATGTGTTACGTAACATATAGTTTTCGCTTAACCCGGCAAACAATCGAACTAGCAGGATCATTTGATCCTCCTGGCCTGTGTCACACATTTCAACGAATTTCACTTAGCGCGTGATCCTCTCAAATTTATATCATTCTTTCTATATAAAACTCGAAAACGTACTACTTCAAGACTTATTAAGACACCTGTAATTTTAAATCTCAGACTCTGCAGAAATGTGTGACACGTTTCacccaaaaaaatatattttaaaaaaaagttctagGGTCGTGCGAGGAAGTTTGAGTTCCTGTAGCACCCGCAAGTGCTAGCTCGCTTATTTGATTGCATCATTTGCTGGCCTCTCTGATCCCCGATCAGAGGACATCCAATGAGGATGGA contains:
- the LOC141894369 gene encoding uncharacterized protein LOC141894369 isoform X2; amino-acid sequence: MHQPVANQDLETKERTEPRKTRLSTNVLAFWCLPPHQQRNPFKKQYTTGRSKRVMFGIVSIGTSSWTSGRLLRTRIHYSLADKQENELILLFSIYLTSVMIDIS
- the LOC141894369 gene encoding uncharacterized protein LOC141894369 isoform X1, giving the protein MHQPVANQDLETKERTEPRKTSFRLSTNVLAFWCLPPHQQRNPFKKQYTTGRSKRVMFGIVSIGTSSWTSGRLLRTRIHYSLADKQENELILLFSIYLTSVMIDIS